The Oryza brachyantha chromosome 6, ObraRS2, whole genome shotgun sequence region GACACCGTCGCCGCGGATGGTAAGTTCGTGCTTCGACTTCGGCTTTCGGTTTCATGGTTTGTTTCAGTTGTTGTCGGCCGAATTCCTCGCTGTTCGTGGGGTTCGTGCGGTGATGTGCGTGCGTGGGCGGCGGGTGGGTGGGTGGCTTCGGTTTCGGTTTCGTCGAGGTGACTTGGGAGGAGCAGGGATGGATTTCGTTGTgctgcgctgctgctgcttggagGCCGTGGTTCGTGTTGTTTTTGCTGGCTTTTTGGCCACTGGAATCAACGGTGCTTGGTGAGACTGTGTCGGTGGTTGCGCGGCCGTTGTGGGATTGGAGAAACGAGGATCATCCAGTTATGTGGATTGGCCCGGTTCGACTCCATCCTCATgggattgtttagtttttgtCTTCAATCCAGTTCAACAAAATGTCACACGCGTAAGCCAACGAAGGCGATTGTGGCATGTATAATTCGGACTAATTGATGTTTCACTTGCTTGACAAAAGCAATCGATCTGTCCCTCTCGACAGGGATAACGAAAGCAACTTTTGAGGCCCGTGATAATGTGGTCTCATGTGCTTCATGTCTTATCATCCTCGATAGAAATGGGAGACAGAGATGGATTGTTCGCATTCTGGATTGGTGGAAACGGGATAACATGCAGGGGAAAACGTTTGTGTTGGCTATTCAAGTAATAGCAGAATGGACACCTTTAATTGCGATAGTGATGGACAACTGAACATAATGAGAAGTTGAGGGGGGTAGGATACGATCATAGGAGGGGTTGTGGGTTTATGTTCTGATTCTTTTCACGATGTGCACGTGTTGTTCCTATAATTGTTCTATCCGGTTCATGTGTCCTGCAATATAGGTGATTTTGTGGCCCTCGTAGGCAGGCGCCGACTTTTTCTCTTTGTAACAATGGCTTCTATATGTTCCTCTTAACATGTGTAGTCTCTGCTATAAATGGACTGTACATCTCACTGGGATCACCAAAACTTCCTGGATGGTCGGGAAATGGTGGAGACCCCTGCAGCGAGCTTTGGCAGGGTGTTGTATGCACCGGCTCAAGTATAACCTCAGTGTAGGTTCTTcattatgttttcttttatctcttgGAATCCTTTGTTTTGCTCCCGTATTAACTCAACACTTCTAGAACAATGAATGCTGCAAACTTGGGTGGTCAGCTCGGAGGCTTAGGGAACTTCACCTCAATCATCACCATGTAAGGGTGTTGAAATTGTAAAGTTTTTCCATTACCATCATAATTTCTGTCAAAACTAGAAGATTCTATGATTTCTTGTGTGGTTGAATTTCCTCTCTCTTGTTGTCCATGTTAAATGTCTCATTGAAtgatttatatgtttgatGTAGAAATcttagtaacaataaaattgGTGGAACTATACCAGAAGACCTACCGGTTACGTTGCAGCATCTGTACGTATCATTGATCTCGTCTGCAGTTTTTTGGTCTTTGGTATTATTCAATTGATCCTGTGATCTTTGCACTTGTACAGTTTCCTTTCAGCTAATCAGCTCACTGGAAGCATTCCAAGTTCATTGGCAAAACTTAAAAGTTTGGCAGACATGTACATTCTCGCTCTCCaacataaagtttatatacatgctAGTTTGTATTGTAGAggttatatattatttctccTGTGTTCCTAGGTCACTCAATGACAACCAACTAAATGGGGTACTGCCAGATGCTTTTGTTTCACTTGTTGGACTTGTAAATTTGTAAGATGCAGTTTCTGTATGTCtttatgtttggttgttgTCTTATTGTCTTAATTTGCTGATGGTTGCATCTAAGCTTTCATGCAGGGATATTTCTTCTAACAACTTGACTGGTGTGTTACCACCATCAATGAAAAATCTCTCATCTTTGACTACATTGTAAGTGTACACCAATTCTTATCTCAGTTTCCATTTCCTATGTCCCAATTTAATTCTTCATCTGTTTTCTCATAGGCACATGCAAAACAATCGACTGTCTGGGACTCTTAATGTCTTGCAGGATCTCCCTCTTAAAGACTTGTATTTCCTTACTTTCTTCTCCTTGATCACCATGCTAATTCAGTTTCTCTAGTATGTTATGATCTAAAAATTTGAAGGCATGCTAATTTGAGATTCTTTAATTTGGCTGCTCtgtgtttttttcccttaagCCTATGGTATCTTTAAAAAAGTGCATGTGACTGTAGTATTGTAATAACTTTTAATCTATACAATATAAAGTAATCATTTTGTGTTTAAGTTTGTTAATTGTTATGGaatctttattctttaaaGAGAACGTATGGCATGCAAATCTACAATGTTGCAATCTATACACTGCAATTTCCATCACTGATTTCATACTGCATATAAGTTCATCGTTTATATTTAGAATAAAACTGAAATAACTAAAATGATGCATAGAAGGAATCAGGGGAGAGTAGGTGGACACTGTCTTTACAAAAACCATTAGCTGACCGTTTCAACTGAAAAACCaatacttcattttttttactattattaTGATAATGAGCACTCCCTAGCAATGCCTCTTCTATACACTtgaaaaattttgttcaaacaACTGTGTTACTACAGAGTACAGATCATTGAATGGTTGCACTTATATTCTGTAACATCTTTAATCTGATCAGGAATATAGagaataatttgttttctggACCAGTGCCTCCGAAGTTACAGAGCATACCAAACTTCaagtgagattttttttttcttttattcagTTTCCTTTTGATGCCAGCGAGTTGAATTATAGCCATTATCTTGTTTCCTTGAAGTTACAAACTACAAAACTAATCAGAACAATTTTGTATGGCTTGTTAAGTGACTAACATTATACGAGTGCAGAAAGGATGGGAATCCATTTAATACCAGTATAGCCCCTTCTGCATCACCGCCATCAACACCTGGAGGACCAGCACCAACTCCAACACCAACGAGACCAGCACCAAGTCCAACACCAACAGGACCTCCAACACCATCGCCTACCAGTCCAAATCTAGCACCATCACCGTCACCTCCATCCCCTTCAGCCCCTCCACCGTCCGCAAACTCCTCTGATGGGCCAACTACCCGAGACAGCATTTCATCATCTAAGAAACAGAATTCATCAACCCTCAAAATTGttggatttgtttttcttggaGTAGTGCTGTTCATAGTTATAGTCCTGCtggtaatattttgtttgtccaAGTACCAAGAGAGACGGTCAAGATATGATTATAATTATAACAGAAGTCAGTTGGCAAGGGTGCATCATACGGTTGACCCCAGAATCAACCCGTCTACGGTGCAACCAAGGGATAATGCTAAAAAAGGTAAACTTATGTTTTTGAATTCCCAGTAGGATAGAGAGTTCTGATTATTTTTTGCATTCATATAAGATGTTTATTCGACAGGTTCAGGTGAGACCCGTGATATGAGGGGGAGTGAGCAAAGTTTGGCACAAGCAGGTACGACGTCCTTGGGGGAACACATAATATAGCTTTAAGTTTTAACATacagttcaatttttttaaaagttttgtgcAACTGTTTGCAGGCATCCCTAAGAAGTCTCCTGAGAACCAAGGAGAGcatctaattaatttggagCGCGTAGATTTACCATATCATTCCACAGTTGCTTCACCACCCCCTCCGCCCCCTCCACCTCTAGTTTTGCCATTTCCTGTTGAAAAAGTTACTGTAAATCCAGTTCCTCTAGAAAAGAGATACACCAGTCCACCAAGGACAAGCAACCGAGCTTCTGCCACACCATTCACTGTTGCGTCTCTTCAGCAATACACAAGCAGTTTCAGAGAggaaaatttgataagaaaGAGTAGATTAGGAAAGGTATACCTAGCAGAGTTTCCTAACGGAAAGGTATGTTCTAACTGCTAAGTACTAAGTATTACTCATCTTAATGGTGCAACGCATTATATCTGATCtgcaattaaaatattaagcaTGATTCCTGCTATTCTGTGTAGTTTTTGGAAGTTATGAAGATTGACAATACTAATGGAAGAATATCAGTAGATGACTTTCTAGAACTGGTTCAACTTGTGTCGGATATCAAGCATCCTAACATTCATGAGTTAGTTGGATATTGTGCTGAATTTGGGCAGCGGTTACTCGTGTATAATCACTTCAGTACAAAAACACTAGATGATGCACTTCATGATACAGAGGGCGATGATAGTACACTCTCATGGAATGCTCGCCTCCAGGTTGCTCTTGGTTCAGGAAAAGCCTTAGAGTGAGTGAAATTATGGTTCCATGCTTTACCCTTTACATAATCCATATgcgattttcatttttacatgTGTGTCCTTCATAATTTCTTTCCTGCAGATATCTCCATGAAAGCTTCCAACCCCCAATTGTGCATCAGAATTTTGAACCTGCTAATGTTCTCcttgataataaattttcaGTGCGTGTCACTGAATGTGGACTAGAAAAATTGATGGCATCAAGTCCTGTCAGTCAGGTAGATATTATATGTGTGATAAACTATTGCATGTTTATTTTGCTGAAGTTGCTATAGCTGAAGCAGTAATTTAGAACCTGTAAAGAGTGATTTACATGTCAAATattgagggaaaaaaatgggGGTTTGAATAGTTTTCATTGACACGAGATTAGGAAATGACTAAAATTGGGAGTTAGAAGAAAATATACTTTGTACAAGAGATTAGGAAATGACTAAAATACCCTTAGGCACACACATTCCTTAAGAATACAAATCATGAGGAGGTACCAAGAGGTCCTTAGGTTTGGCTAAGCTTATCAGAAAttctgtaaataaaaagttactACAAAATTCTGCTCGACCCATTGGTTGGGaagaattaaattttggtcttGTGCTGCTAGTTGATGCCATGCTTTGTTATTTATTCACAAACAAGTAGATTTAGCTAATTTAATTTGGCCAGGCAGTGAATAAATCATCTTGTTATGTTGATGGTAGTGATAGCTGGTGCACTTACAGcttttatgtttttgttcTAGTTGTCTGATCGGATGCATGCACTGTTAAATTATGAACCACCCGAGTCCCGGGAATCTGGGACAGTTACAGAACAAGGTGATGTTTACAGTTTTGGAGTAGTGATGCTAGAAATTCTTACTGGGCGTAAACCATACGATAGGTAAGAAACTTTTAAATCTCATGCTCTCATGTctgatcaaaattttagtgcagaACAAGAACTATTTGATTGACATGCatgttttatgcaaaaaatttcAGGTCGCTCCCACGTGCTGAGCAACATCTTGTTAGATGGGCCAATTCTCAGCTTCATGACATAGAATCACTGTCCAAGATGGTGGACCCTTCTATACAAGGGCAATGTTCTGAGAAAGCATTGTCACGATTTGCTGACATAATCAGCCGCTGTATCCAGGTAATTGATGTGTACTTTCTTCATTCGTACTGGTCCTACTGGAACTGCATTTGCAAGCATACTATTACACTAGCACATGTCCTATTGTTTACATTCTTTGCGCAATGCGTTTTGAATATTAAGTTAATGTGTCTAATCTGAAATTTTCCTGATTGAGTAGGAAAACCCACAATTCAGGCCGCCAATGTCTGAAGTTGTCCAAGACTTAACTAGAATTGTAAATGCCACTGGTGAGGAATCGGAGTAAACCACAAATCAAAGGACATACAGAATCACGTGAACCAAGTTGCCTGTAGATAACTGGGAGGAAATTCTTTCGACACATTCTGGGGAAAATACTGgcaaagaaactatttttccTAGAGCAGTATACACTAACACCATAACGCGTGTCAACTTGGAGCCACATTTACACAGGAAAGGATAATGGAGGTACAGCCAACATGTACTTAGTGTTGCAAACCTGAAATTGATGTATTCTTTTCGAGACATGGTACCATACCCGCTTCATGTAACCAAAATTCATGATTTGGTTAAATTTTGTGCCTTAATTTGGCTATCATCATTCTCTGCTCGTCTTCATATTGTGTTTACCATCTGTAGACCTGGGAAAAGAATTGCTCGGTCGTCCATTTCTGTAAAGATCTGTTTTGTTTCTTGCATGGAAGCCAGTGATGTTTCACGTTTACGTTGGATTCTTGAATCTGGATATGCATACGCTGAGAAAATTATCTGCCAGTGCCAGGTCCCGTGATGAACGAACAGGCTGGTGACGTACGATTGGATAAACCTGAGCAAGTGAGCAATGGGCCAGGGAGCCAGGCCGGGCTGGGAAAATCCGAAAAGCAAGCTGTAGCAGCAACTATCGGTCCATGCCTCATTTGGCATGGGTACCAGCTCATCAGatttatttggtttataatgATATGGATTGGGCTAAGCCATGTTGGACTAAGCCCTGTTTAAAATCAGGCCGGGTTATTTAGAAGGTACTATGCAAGTGCCATGTTGGACTAAACCCTGTTTTCTTCTGAGCAGCACAGTGTTGTGGGTAGGGCTTGTTTACTTTGTTGCTATTTTAATCATCCTAAATTTTGGCATTACCAAAATGCTAAAATTTGTTAAAGCTTCCAGAACTTTATACTCTAAAAACttctaccaaattttggtaatgCCCCAAACCAAACACCACCCAACCTTACTTTAtcttttcaaaatttggcATTACTAGTTAGATTTCTTCCGGCAATAAGGGAACAGGCCATTATTTATCATTCCTCATTCTCATCACATTGGTTCTTCAATtcaataaaaacatgtatgcTCAATTTCTTATAggtattgtttttattaggaGGCTTTATACTACATAGGTTAACGGATCGGATAATATCCGATTTGATCCGATCCGAATCCGTTTAAATTAAGGATGTGGTAGATGTTTGCAACTATCCGGCGGATATGGAGTCGGATTTGGATAATGAGTTGCGAATTCGGATACGGATGTGGTATCGTTAATATCTGGTGGATgcagattatttgattttcttaCCGGATAATCCGATAGTTATTTTGGTGGATAATCCGAGTATTTTAGCCCATAAAGCACTGCATCAAAAGCCCATCAATAACCCaagtatttttcatcaaatatTGAATGACAATGTATTAATTGCATGTACATATCACATCCGGTCATAATAATCTGTTTTCGAATCAACTCTGCACTGACTCCGCATCATTTCTGACATCCGCAATAATCCGTATCCGTAtcagtttaaaaattatggtttaggATATGGTATGACCACTATCTGTTCGAATTTGCTCCGTTAACACCCCTAATACTATATAGTAATTTTAAACGTACTTGATCCCTATATACTCCAACAGCAGTCGAATTCTTCATAATGATTTTTTGTCTTCCGAGTTTCATGTGTGAAGGCCTAAGTTGAAGATTGTACTTTGAGTCGTCAGGTAATCAATCGTTTGATAGAAGCGTGGCGAAGGCGGACCATCCCGGATCACTGCCCCACACCACACCGTCTCACCAACTCGCCATAGGTGTGAtgtgtatttttatcaaaaaaatgagaaaatcttttatctttatacAAGAAAgaacatatcatatatatgtttgtgttcttttgaCAATAAAagatcatctatttttatagttattattggtataaatgatactatataattaaaaaagtacGTTCCCGTGGCGGTGTTCTTTTACCTATATTATTACCTATACGATCAACTGCATGCTAAGCTCACAATAGAATCAAAAAAATCGAAACTGaaggacacaaataaaataaacaaatgatttttttcctacgAAAAACTCTCTTGGAATACTCTGATTTCGTACGGGACTGACATGTTCAACCTGAAAACTGAACCAGCCTGTAACTTCATAGCCACGAGAGCTAGCTGCAAACTGCTTCAGGACAGTGACAAGCCCCCTTCTCCCCGGCCACAAGAACGGCCAGATGCATGGTGATCACACGAGGCTGGGAGCTGTGACGTTGGGTTTCTAGATCTGCAACAGTTGATCCGATCATGCCCTGCCATGCCATGTGGTTGGCCTGGTGTagattgccaaaaaaaatttacaaaaacatcacatcaattttttaatgtatatttgaagtattaaacgtagtctaattacaaaataaattttagatttcgacTGTAAACCAcgagaagaatcttttgagtctaattaatccgtcattagcatatattggttactgtaacacttatggctaatcacatcctaattaggcttaaaagattcgtctcataattttcttcataattatataattagttttaatgttcatgtatatttaatgctttatttaggtgtctaaagattcgataggatgtttttaagaaaaaattttggaaactaaacgtaAACATAACCATAGTATCTTCTGTTTTTTATGAGGTTGGGTGGATGCTGCATCCACCCAACTAAGCATGGGACCGATGCATGTTTTCCTTCActgtttttaattaattatacgttttgttttttggtttGCAATGTTCTCAGGTCCGAATATAATGTCCGATCCTGTGGCCCTCGTTGTCTGATAGGGAAGGAAAACATTGCTTGGCGTTGTTTGGACTAAGATGTGTTGAGCAATGGACCATTCGTTGGTATTAACCGGTTAACGTTTCTGTGGTTGCTGCTCATTTTGCTTCGAGATTATTTGAGTAGGTTGTTTGTGCTTGTATGTGCTCCACCTATCCATGTTAATGTGTTAACAGGCTCGATAGAAGCTTCAGAAATCAGGGCCATGAACATAGAAGTCATAGAATTGACacggggtgattgtttggtttttacgGCGAAAaggtcaaacgatatatttataaaaacaataatttataaatatttttttatacgcgttcttagctataaaaataaaaactgaaaataaactataataaaaagattttaaaattaactctaaaattaagattaaaattcaaagggccttttgcaaatttaccactgtatttttctaaattgcaagTATGTCACTCAAATAACAGTTAtagtgatatttttgtaattttctagtgGTAATTTTACAATGACGTTTAAACCAGTgttaaatttgcaattgtcccgaatttaaattttagcctagAAATTTCTATCTCCTGCCTCTGCGTTCTTTTGTTCTTGGCCGAGGGCATCGCTATTAGGCTGACACGATAACAGCACAATCATATGGAATTTAATAGTATTGCTTTGTGTTCGCTTCTTAATTAACCAAACATCCtcaacatgattttttaattatgcttacacttataagttaaaattaaaatttttaacagtaaatttgaagttggttttgagttttttttaatttttagtctttcCTTCTAAATCACTAAGAAGTAAAAACACtttagaaaagttttatacttttatttatgaGATTTACTctagtccaacaaaaattatctcgaggtaccaaatcgtctTTCACCgttagatctagctgagtaggatataGATGGTTAGATTCAACGATCAGGAATAATTTGGTATCCCGAGATACTTCTAGTTGGACCGAAGCGAAtctctttatttatatttttttatttactctaTGACTGATAAGCCGTGGAAGAATTCGGTAACTCATTTTGGGCAGAGAAAACAAGCCGCTCGCTGATGTAGATGCAGCCGCGCCCACTcgcgcgtacgtacgtgtcgTGGACGGCAGCGCGCGCCTCTACTCCACCACGTGCCTGTTGCCTGGCCACCGTCGTCCGTCGCAGTCAGCTCAGCTCGCTccccttt contains the following coding sequences:
- the LOC102699972 gene encoding protein STRUBBELIG-RECEPTOR FAMILY 3-like; the protein is MRGGAARGGGGGGGGLVVVLVVVAVAVAAFPGLARADTVAADVSAINGLYISLGSPKLPGWSGNGGDPCSELWQGVVCTGSSITSVTMNAANLGGQLGGLGNFTSIITINLSNNKIGGTIPEDLPVTLQHLFLSANQLTGSIPSSLAKLKSLADMSLNDNQLNGVLPDAFVSLVGLVNLDISSNNLTGVLPPSMKNLSSLTTLHMQNNRLSGTLNVLQDLPLKDLNIENNLFSGPVPPKLQSIPNFKKDGNPFNTSIAPSASPPSTPGGPAPTPTPTRPAPSPTPTGPPTPSPTSPNLAPSPSPPSPSAPPPSANSSDGPTTRDSISSSKKQNSSTLKIVGFVFLGVVLFIVIVLLVIFCLSKYQERRSRYDYNYNRSQLARVHHTVDPRINPSTVQPRDNAKKGSGETRDMRGSEQSLAQAGIPKKSPENQGEHLINLERVDLPYHSTVASPPPPPPPPLVLPFPVEKVTVNPVPLEKRYTSPPRTSNRASATPFTVASLQQYTSSFREENLIRKSRLGKVYLAEFPNGKFLEVMKIDNTNGRISVDDFLELVQLVSDIKHPNIHELVGYCAEFGQRLLVYNHFSTKTLDDALHDTEGDDSTLSWNARLQVALGSGKALEYLHESFQPPIVHQNFEPANVLLDNKFSVRVTECGLEKLMASSPVSQLSDRMHALLNYEPPESRESGTVTEQGDVYSFGVVMLEILTGRKPYDRSLPRAEQHLVRWANSQLHDIESLSKMVDPSIQGQCSEKALSRFADIISRCIQENPQFRPPMSEVVQDLTRIVNATGEESE